A window from Aerococcus sp. Group 1 encodes these proteins:
- a CDS encoding NADPH-dependent FMN reductase, producing MKIVGIIGNNASKSHNRLLIEHMANKFGDEVEFEVAEINEIPLFNADYMGQDVPDVVNELADKIEAADGVVISTAEYDHAITAALKSVIEWLSSVRKPFQNKPVMIVGASLGTLGSVRAQDNLRNIFTSPGLYARVFPGAEFLMGQAANKFDETGRMTDEGTDKFLDMLFHQFLDFIKEQQED from the coding sequence TTGAAAATTGTCGGTATTATTGGTAACAATGCTTCTAAGTCTCATAACCGTCTTTTAATTGAACATATGGCCAATAAATTCGGTGACGAAGTTGAATTTGAAGTTGCTGAAATTAATGAAATCCCTCTATTTAACGCAGATTACATGGGACAAGATGTTCCTGATGTGGTCAATGAATTAGCTGACAAAATTGAAGCTGCTGATGGCGTTGTTATTTCAACAGCTGAATATGACCACGCTATTACCGCCGCTCTTAAGAGTGTTATCGAATGGTTATCAAGTGTTCGTAAACCTTTCCAAAACAAACCTGTGATGATTGTGGGGGCTTCATTAGGTACCCTAGGTTCTGTTCGTGCCCAAGATAACTTACGTAATATTTTCACTTCTCCAGGTTTATATGCTAGAGTTTTCCCAGGTGCAGAATTTTTAATGGGACAAGCTGCTAACAAATTTGACGAAACCGGTCGCATGACTGATGAAGGGACAGATAAATTCTTAGACATGCTCTTCCATCAATTCCTTGATTTCATTAAAGAACAACAAGAAGACTAA
- a CDS encoding YbaN family protein produces the protein MRYFYLILGWTSFALGALGTFIPVLPTTPFMLLAAWAFARSSKRFDQWLKSTKIYQYYGADFEDGGGIPLKKKVQIILITYTVMAISIYFVPLKPVRLLIIVIGIIFGLWLFFKMPTKKE, from the coding sequence ATGCGTTATTTTTATCTCATTTTAGGTTGGACTTCCTTCGCTTTAGGTGCCTTGGGAACCTTTATCCCTGTATTACCAACAACTCCATTCATGCTATTAGCAGCCTGGGCCTTTGCGCGTAGCTCTAAGCGCTTTGATCAATGGCTGAAAAGTACAAAAATCTACCAATATTATGGAGCAGATTTTGAAGATGGTGGTGGGATTCCTTTAAAAAAGAAAGTACAAATTATACTCATTACCTATACCGTAATGGCTATATCCATTTATTTTGTCCCACTTAAGCCTGTCAGATTACTAATTATTGTCATAGGTATAATATTTGGGTTATGGTTATTTTTCAAAATGCCCACCAAAAAAGAGTAA
- a CDS encoding ArgE/DapE family deacylase, protein MLFTDEEKLQILRDVLAIESENDREAEVAEYFSRLLAKYGIESEIIEYQAGRSSLIANIHGSEGGEGKVLVYSGHFDVVSAGDPSDWTYPPFAGEIHDGKIYGRGTSDMKSGLVDLVLAAIELKEAGANFKGCLRLALTVGEEIGMYGSKQLVEAGYLDDADGFLIAEPSGSESVIYAHKGSIQYEIIARGKTVHSSMPEVGIDALQLMVDYINLSNQRFDESFNTESAYNADLGKTLNVNTVIEGGTQINSVAGLVKMKANTRTVPEADNDLVLSIINDCIEELNAKSEGYLELNLLQNNPPATSTEDNDLIKAIQSSVSHELELTVTGGATDASNFGQIGEDYDLAVYGPGEPSVAHQENEYVSLDKFLAFVDIYKETALNYLK, encoded by the coding sequence ATGCTGTTTACGGATGAGGAAAAATTACAGATTTTACGCGATGTATTAGCAATTGAAAGTGAAAATGATCGAGAGGCAGAGGTCGCTGAATATTTTAGCCGCTTACTGGCTAAGTATGGTATTGAGAGCGAAATTATTGAATACCAAGCTGGGCGCTCTTCGCTTATTGCCAATATCCATGGTAGTGAAGGTGGAGAAGGAAAGGTCTTAGTCTATTCAGGGCATTTCGATGTCGTATCTGCAGGCGACCCTAGTGATTGGACCTATCCACCTTTTGCTGGAGAGATTCATGATGGAAAAATCTATGGCAGGGGGACTTCAGATATGAAGTCTGGTTTGGTTGACTTGGTTTTGGCTGCCATTGAATTAAAGGAAGCCGGCGCCAATTTTAAAGGTTGTCTACGCTTAGCCCTGACGGTTGGTGAAGAGATTGGCATGTATGGGTCCAAACAATTAGTCGAAGCAGGTTATTTAGATGATGCCGATGGCTTTTTAATTGCAGAACCATCAGGGAGTGAGTCAGTGATATATGCCCATAAAGGATCTATCCAATATGAAATTATTGCCCGTGGGAAAACTGTTCACTCTTCCATGCCAGAAGTGGGTATTGATGCCTTGCAGTTAATGGTTGATTATATCAACTTAAGTAATCAACGTTTTGATGAAAGCTTTAATACTGAATCCGCTTATAATGCTGACCTAGGGAAGACCCTAAATGTCAATACAGTGATCGAGGGGGGGACTCAGATCAATAGTGTGGCTGGTTTAGTAAAAATGAAAGCCAATACCCGGACAGTTCCTGAAGCGGACAATGATTTAGTTTTATCGATAATTAATGACTGTATCGAAGAGTTAAATGCTAAGAGTGAGGGGTATTTAGAATTAAATCTTCTTCAAAACAATCCACCAGCAACCTCAACAGAAGATAATGATTTAATTAAAGCCATCCAATCCAGTGTCAGTCATGAATTAGAGCTGACCGTTACCGGTGGAGCAACAGATGCTTCTAATTTCGGTCAAATTGGTGAAGACTATGATTTAGCGGTTTATGGGCCAGGAGAACCCTCAGTCGCTCACCAAGAAAATGAATATGTCTCCTTAGATAAATTTTTAGCTTTCGTCGATATCTATAAAGAAACAGCCCTAAACTACCTTAAATAA
- a CDS encoding PTS transporter subunit IIABC produces MKEKLFESLQRLGKTFMLPISILPLAGLFLGISASFTGETFVKMYHLENILSPGMPLHSILSVLGDCGAVVFDNLGLLFAISIALGLAKSEKGVAALSAVVGYFMMYASLSSSIIHLRGLEELEKIPGLITSLLGFEHTMNLGVFGGIIIGCLVAWLHNRYYKIELPDALSFFAGTHFVPIVSAVAGVVSGLILSFIWPYFAAGIANLGQIIANTGHLGTFLYGYIYRALIPFGLHHIFYLPFWQTAVGGTAVVDGTTVVGAQNIIFAQLKAGEAISPDAARFFAFQFPEMIFALPAAAYAMYRAARSDKKTMVKGLLFSASLTSIVTGITEPIEFTILFASPLLYFGVHCVLFALSTVLVHIAGVGVGLTFSGGLIDFILYGVLPGNARTHWIPVVIIGIIYAIVYFFLFHWIIKKFDLDTPGRKADTSLHTKEEFRNKNALNGLSENDQRAYQIVSGLGGTDNLVDVDNCATRLRVTVKNGDEVNKEALQATGAAGVVVRGNSVQVIYGTTVSTIKTQVTEFIESGQAPKTAATVVNEKQAEDLKGSAQVVNDQAILDGIPVELYAVADGEVISIDKVEDEVFSQKMMGDGYAIQPSQGQVVAPVSGKILNIFPTKHALGLQSDEGLEILVHMGLDTVELKGEGFTIQVEEGQSVKAGDPLAQMDLANIEAKGKACDIMVVLTNSDRVHSLDVLDQKQVTAGEKVGEALLNKE; encoded by the coding sequence ATGAAAGAGAAACTTTTTGAAAGTTTGCAACGTTTAGGGAAAACCTTTATGTTACCAATTTCAATTTTACCCTTAGCTGGTTTATTTCTAGGGATATCAGCTTCTTTTACAGGTGAAACATTTGTGAAAATGTATCACTTAGAAAATATTCTTTCGCCGGGAATGCCGCTCCATAGTATTTTAAGCGTTTTAGGAGACTGCGGAGCCGTTGTCTTTGATAACCTAGGTTTATTGTTTGCTATATCTATTGCCTTAGGTTTGGCTAAAAGCGAGAAAGGGGTGGCAGCCTTATCAGCCGTGGTGGGGTACTTTATGATGTACGCTTCACTATCTAGTTCCATCATCCACCTCCGTGGTTTAGAAGAATTGGAAAAAATACCAGGATTGATTACTTCATTACTTGGCTTTGAGCATACCATGAACCTCGGTGTCTTTGGTGGGATTATTATTGGCTGTCTTGTGGCTTGGCTACATAATCGTTATTACAAGATCGAACTCCCTGATGCCTTGTCATTTTTTGCCGGCACTCATTTTGTCCCAATTGTTTCAGCAGTTGCTGGAGTCGTTAGTGGACTTATTTTATCTTTTATCTGGCCGTATTTCGCTGCTGGAATTGCTAATCTCGGTCAGATTATCGCTAATACTGGCCACTTAGGGACCTTCCTTTACGGTTATATTTATCGTGCCTTAATTCCATTTGGATTGCATCATATTTTTTATTTACCATTTTGGCAAACCGCTGTAGGAGGGACTGCTGTCGTTGATGGGACTACTGTTGTGGGCGCCCAAAATATTATTTTTGCCCAATTAAAGGCTGGAGAAGCTATTTCTCCCGATGCAGCTAGATTCTTTGCCTTCCAATTTCCAGAGATGATCTTTGCCTTACCAGCTGCTGCCTACGCCATGTACCGGGCCGCTAGATCAGATAAGAAGACCATGGTCAAGGGGCTATTATTTTCTGCATCCCTAACCTCAATTGTTACGGGGATTACGGAGCCAATTGAATTTACTATTTTATTTGCCTCTCCTTTACTTTATTTTGGGGTGCATTGTGTTCTCTTTGCTTTATCTACTGTCTTAGTCCATATTGCCGGAGTAGGAGTTGGACTAACTTTCTCAGGAGGTTTAATTGATTTTATTCTTTACGGCGTCTTGCCAGGCAATGCAAGAACACATTGGATTCCAGTGGTTATTATCGGTATTATTTACGCCATTGTCTATTTCTTCCTCTTCCATTGGATTATAAAGAAATTTGACTTGGATACTCCAGGAAGAAAAGCAGATACTTCATTACATACTAAAGAAGAATTCCGAAACAAAAATGCGCTTAATGGCTTGAGTGAAAATGACCAAAGAGCTTATCAAATAGTTAGCGGTTTGGGTGGTACCGATAACCTTGTCGATGTTGATAATTGTGCCACCCGTCTACGGGTAACGGTCAAAAACGGTGATGAGGTTAATAAGGAAGCCCTACAAGCCACTGGCGCAGCTGGCGTTGTGGTCCGTGGTAATAGTGTCCAAGTCATTTATGGGACTACGGTGTCAACCATTAAGACCCAAGTCACTGAATTCATCGAAAGTGGCCAAGCTCCCAAAACAGCCGCAACAGTCGTGAACGAAAAGCAAGCAGAAGATCTCAAGGGATCAGCTCAAGTTGTTAATGATCAAGCGATTTTAGATGGTATCCCAGTAGAACTTTATGCGGTTGCAGATGGTGAGGTCATTAGCATTGATAAGGTAGAAGATGAGGTCTTTTCTCAAAAGATGATGGGGGACGGCTATGCTATCCAACCTAGTCAAGGCCAAGTGGTCGCGCCAGTAAGTGGGAAAATCTTAAATATCTTTCCAACTAAGCATGCCCTTGGTCTCCAAAGTGATGAAGGCCTTGAAATTCTCGTTCACATGGGCTTAGACACGGTTGAACTCAAAGGCGAAGGCTTTACTATTCAGGTTGAAGAAGGGCAAAGTGTTAAAGCTGGGGATCCGTTAGCTCAAATGGACCTAGCAAATATCGAAGCCAAAGGAAAAGCTTGTGACATCATGGTTGTCTTAACCAATAGTGATAGGGTTCATAGCCTCGATGTTCTTGATCAAAAACAAGTCACAGCTGGCGAAAAGGTCGGCGAAGCCTTATTAAATAAGGAATAG
- a CDS encoding ATP-binding protein — protein MADRTPGLTYQAVYKGMKLLLKAESDIVVDIVGHGGIGKTQLVQNLARDLGYGFYEMTCSLLQPGDLTMPIPKEDRIEYYLNPQIQGAVDEAKANPDHKVILFLDEFNRPIAMVQSELMNLVLQRHLMGIHLPDNVIIITAENPSSDTEGFEGNAYATSARDLAINDRTMRIRMGANLDHWIKSFADQENESGQTNIHPLVRDYLQAEGRQYFIVIDETRDKNPTPRAYERLSHLLYDYEAMGIDPTQIKDDDLLAFLVEGIDGCIGEEAGQVFLSYLENHQGDYISPKEIIDLDSADLPDSIKERFLKMPAIRKKRIIQDLTQSLLDHKELIKEQDLLSRYVDLFLLADPDLIYSLVTRLMQAEAGSALEELRARLSEDERFIDKAYAITMASGSDLEDKD, from the coding sequence ATGGCCGATCGTACACCAGGACTAACTTATCAAGCCGTTTATAAAGGAATGAAATTACTATTAAAAGCTGAATCAGATATTGTAGTAGATATTGTTGGACACGGCGGGATCGGTAAGACGCAACTGGTACAAAATTTAGCCCGAGACTTGGGCTATGGGTTTTATGAAATGACCTGTTCCTTACTACAACCAGGGGACTTAACCATGCCCATCCCCAAAGAGGACCGCATTGAATATTATCTCAACCCCCAAATTCAAGGGGCAGTGGATGAAGCCAAGGCAAACCCAGACCATAAGGTGATCTTATTTTTAGATGAATTTAACCGTCCCATTGCCATGGTTCAAAGCGAACTCATGAACTTGGTATTACAACGTCATCTAATGGGAATTCACTTACCCGATAATGTCATTATTATTACCGCAGAGAACCCTTCTAGCGATACAGAAGGTTTTGAGGGCAACGCTTATGCAACGAGTGCACGTGATTTAGCTATTAATGACCGTACCATGCGCATTCGGATGGGCGCTAATTTAGACCATTGGATTAAGAGCTTTGCTGACCAGGAGAATGAGTCGGGTCAGACTAACATCCATCCGCTAGTCAGGGACTATCTTCAAGCAGAAGGGCGTCAATATTTCATTGTTATTGATGAAACCCGGGATAAGAACCCAACTCCCCGTGCTTATGAGCGTTTATCCCACTTGCTTTATGATTATGAAGCCATGGGGATTGATCCGACACAAATTAAAGATGATGACTTACTCGCCTTCTTAGTTGAAGGGATCGACGGCTGTATTGGTGAAGAGGCCGGACAGGTCTTCTTGTCTTATCTAGAAAATCACCAAGGGGACTATATTAGTCCTAAAGAAATTATTGATTTAGATAGTGCAGACTTACCTGATTCAATCAAAGAACGTTTTTTAAAAATGCCTGCGATTAGGAAGAAAAGAATTATTCAAGACTTAACGCAATCGCTATTGGATCATAAGGAGCTCATCAAGGAGCAGGATCTGCTTAGCCGCTATGTTGATCTATTTTTACTCGCTGACCCTGACTTAATCTATTCCTTAGTCACTCGCCTAATGCAAGCTGAAGCAGGGAGTGCTTTAGAAGAATTAAGAGCAAGACTAAGTGAAGATGAACGCTTTATCGATAAAGCTTATGCCATCACCATGGCCAGTGGATCAGATTTAGAAGATAAGGACTAA
- the pip gene encoding prolyl aminopeptidase codes for MEAGYQNTAVNQSFYLQVDDQHKLYVEDCGNTKGQPVIFLHGGPGSEITPSCRLFFDPEKYHIILFDQRGTGKSKPFLSTENNTPFDSVRDMELIREYYGYDNWFVFGGSYGSTLALVYAILHPERVEQLILRGIFLGRQEEIDWLYEGGAAKFYPEAYEKYLSFLSDEEQKNCVHAYYQKIHQGDKEAHQAACRYWAKWESSLLTLLPHFPEEDQLSPSEETTAVLESHYFENHMFFDEDNYILNNVHRFNDIPMEIVQGRYDVICPPISAYQLHQACPKSNLHLVEASGHSPYDPEMLKAIVAIMDQLAE; via the coding sequence ATGGAAGCAGGTTATCAAAATACAGCTGTCAATCAAAGCTTTTACTTACAAGTGGACGATCAGCATAAATTGTATGTCGAAGACTGTGGAAACACAAAAGGCCAGCCAGTTATTTTTCTACATGGAGGTCCTGGGAGTGAGATTACTCCAAGTTGCCGCTTATTTTTCGATCCTGAAAAATATCATATTATTTTATTTGACCAACGAGGGACTGGGAAGAGTAAGCCTTTTTTATCTACCGAGAATAATACACCTTTTGATAGCGTCCGCGATATGGAACTGATCCGTGAATACTATGGTTATGACAACTGGTTTGTTTTTGGGGGCTCTTACGGGTCGACCTTGGCTTTGGTCTACGCCATTTTACATCCTGAACGGGTGGAACAATTAATACTAAGAGGGATCTTTCTAGGCCGTCAAGAAGAAATCGATTGGTTGTATGAAGGTGGGGCAGCAAAATTTTATCCCGAAGCTTACGAAAAATACCTGTCGTTCTTGAGCGATGAGGAGCAAAAAAATTGCGTCCATGCTTATTATCAAAAAATCCATCAGGGAGATAAAGAAGCTCATCAAGCGGCATGTAGGTATTGGGCCAAGTGGGAATCTTCCTTATTGACCCTACTGCCTCATTTTCCCGAAGAAGACCAACTGAGTCCAAGTGAAGAAACGACAGCCGTTTTAGAATCGCATTACTTTGAAAATCATATGTTTTTTGATGAAGATAATTATATTTTAAATAATGTTCACCGCTTTAATGATATCCCGATGGAAATTGTCCAAGGCCGGTATGATGTCATTTGCCCACCAATTTCAGCCTATCAACTCCACCAAGCATGTCCAAAATCAAATTTACACCTGGTAGAAGCCAGTGGACATAGCCCTTACGATCCTGAAATGTTAAAAGCAATCGTAGCTATTATGGACCAATTAGCCGAATAA
- a CDS encoding superoxide dismutase family protein, translating to MSDEKVVVNMLNQKGEDSGTATFEEGDGKVKVTVDFHGLPEGEFAMHIHEYGAASPEEEFADAKSHFNPTGVDHGKKSENGPHLGDLPNIEVPASGDFKGVYEIEGLSLKEDAKYSLHNEGNGTALIVHTGADDYISQPTGDAGGRQLGGVIFPAK from the coding sequence ATGTCAGATGAAAAAGTTGTTGTTAACATGCTTAATCAAAAAGGTGAAGATTCAGGTACCGCTACTTTTGAAGAAGGTGACGGTAAGGTAAAAGTTACTGTAGATTTTCACGGTTTACCAGAAGGTGAATTTGCAATGCACATTCACGAATATGGTGCTGCATCTCCAGAAGAAGAATTTGCTGATGCAAAAAGTCACTTCAACCCAACAGGTGTTGACCATGGTAAAAAATCAGAAAATGGGCCTCACTTAGGTGACTTACCAAACATTGAAGTGCCAGCTAGTGGTGATTTTAAAGGGGTCTACGAAATTGAAGGCCTTTCTCTAAAAGAGGATGCTAAATATTCCCTTCATAATGAAGGTAACGGGACAGCCCTAATTGTTCACACTGGTGCAGATGACTATATTTCCCAACCTACAGGGGATGCTGGTGGTCGTCAATTAGGTGGCGTAATCTTCCCAGCTAAATAA
- a CDS encoding VWA-like domain-containing protein — protein MNRMQSQPIQEEKVDKSHKTDLFYDDINQLFRELNYAFIIYMNFGWSEDYDKFSQLMDEFIGLLCAKLMANRSYHGAGDVLFAGVLYQMDRRMSEDLAKPLNVSVEGTSLTLSVNPVLFFMYYQGPKQMLAGIRQICYHIIFNHLTDYDWAFLNEEDGKMMSVAMDTEVNQYIDDLPDHAASLDSMKQLLSKNSLNEKQGSLYYYQELKAARDDPKHHSHDRVWSTFEKMKGSGDMNDTYSQLSKNFDPEKARELRIESAEQLNDEMKKNHSMQPVIPQSKNNDLHRKIINGIVRKAYENMDEEMRQHLSGNIKEKVQVLFKQRSLNWKDIIMRGLGQAPIPYRYSKNRVNRRQPYRIDLPGRTLDTAAQLVAFIDTSASQNAEALAYSLAELANINKTLGTDIWVVQVDTQVVGVNKLDQSNVDQFQFEGRGGTSFAPAFEWLHENGFNDRNSVSVYFTDGYGDDGFERYGYQNMYWVLTTADPKDPSPLSTDSGGKLLYLRQDEKYNHRIIKQGH, from the coding sequence ATGAATCGAATGCAGAGCCAACCTATTCAGGAAGAAAAGGTAGATAAAAGCCATAAGACGGATCTTTTTTATGATGATATCAATCAGCTCTTTCGTGAACTAAATTATGCCTTCATCATCTATATGAATTTCGGATGGTCGGAGGACTATGATAAATTTTCTCAACTAATGGATGAATTCATTGGTCTTTTATGTGCTAAACTCATGGCAAATCGTTCTTATCATGGCGCTGGAGATGTTCTTTTTGCTGGAGTTTTATACCAGATGGACCGCAGGATGTCTGAAGACTTGGCTAAACCGCTTAACGTTAGCGTTGAGGGAACTAGCTTAACCCTGTCAGTCAATCCGGTCTTGTTTTTCATGTACTATCAGGGTCCAAAGCAAATGTTAGCTGGCATCCGTCAAATTTGTTACCATATTATTTTTAATCACTTGACTGACTATGACTGGGCCTTCCTCAATGAAGAAGATGGCAAAATGATGAGTGTAGCCATGGATACTGAAGTTAATCAATATATCGATGACCTTCCAGACCATGCAGCCAGCCTTGATAGTATGAAGCAATTGCTGTCTAAAAATTCTCTTAACGAGAAACAGGGTTCTTTATATTACTATCAAGAGCTGAAAGCTGCTCGCGATGACCCCAAACACCATAGCCATGACCGGGTATGGTCAACCTTTGAGAAGATGAAGGGCAGTGGAGATATGAATGATACCTATAGTCAACTCAGCAAAAATTTTGACCCTGAAAAGGCTCGGGAATTGCGAATAGAATCGGCAGAACAATTAAATGATGAAATGAAGAAAAATCATTCCATGCAGCCTGTAATTCCTCAAAGTAAGAATAATGACTTACACCGAAAAATCATTAACGGCATTGTACGTAAGGCTTATGAAAATATGGATGAAGAAATGCGCCAACATCTCAGTGGTAATATTAAAGAAAAAGTTCAAGTTCTCTTTAAGCAACGTTCTCTGAATTGGAAGGACATTATCATGCGCGGTTTGGGTCAAGCACCAATTCCTTATCGCTATTCCAAAAACCGGGTCAATCGCCGCCAACCTTATCGGATCGACCTACCGGGAAGGACTTTAGATACTGCTGCCCAATTAGTGGCCTTCATTGATACCAGTGCTTCGCAAAATGCTGAGGCCTTAGCATACAGCTTAGCAGAGCTTGCTAATATTAATAAAACTTTAGGGACTGATATTTGGGTGGTCCAAGTAGATACCCAGGTGGTCGGTGTTAATAAACTGGATCAAAGTAATGTCGACCAGTTCCAATTTGAGGGTCGGGGAGGAACCAGTTTTGCACCAGCCTTTGAATGGTTACATGAAAATGGGTTTAATGATAGAAATTCAGTATCTGTCTATTTTACTGATGGTTACGGCGATGACGGTTTTGAGCGTTACGGTTATCAGAACATGTACTGGGTGCTGACAACAGCAGATCCTAAGGACCCTTCACCATTATCTACCGATAGCGGAGGAAAATTATTATACTTACGCCAAGATGAAAAATATAATCACCGGATAATTAAGCAAGGGCATTAA
- a CDS encoding fructosamine kinase family protein yields MTKINRQWISQLPVKDIQKLHPVSGGDVNDAYRIDSNNGPYFLLVQKNTPASFYDSEVAGLKAFEKAGITAPKVISQGEINGDAYLLLTYLDEGFSGDQKRLGELISNLHHVHSDNGQFGFDLDYQGASLTFSNAWSSSWPDFFIKQRLDPLHDYLMDHQLWQQAESEAYQEIRAIIIDSLSQHKSHPSLLHGDLWSGNFMFLSDGRPAIFDPAPFYGDREFDIGVSMVFGGFNHDFYQSYQVHYPMAEGYEFRLEFYQLYLLMLHLAKFGTVYYDSVDATMRRIKVKAK; encoded by the coding sequence ATGACGAAAATTAACCGTCAATGGATCAGTCAATTACCAGTGAAGGACATTCAAAAGCTTCATCCCGTTTCAGGTGGAGACGTCAACGATGCTTATCGCATCGATAGTAATAATGGCCCTTATTTTCTCCTGGTTCAAAAGAATACTCCAGCTTCCTTTTATGACAGTGAGGTTGCTGGTCTTAAGGCCTTTGAAAAGGCAGGTATTACTGCACCAAAAGTGATCAGTCAGGGGGAAATTAATGGGGACGCCTATCTTCTCTTGACTTATCTTGATGAAGGCTTTTCAGGAGACCAAAAGCGATTGGGTGAATTAATCAGTAACTTACACCATGTCCACAGCGACAATGGTCAATTTGGCTTTGACCTGGATTATCAAGGAGCCAGCTTAACCTTCTCAAATGCCTGGAGTTCCTCTTGGCCTGACTTTTTCATTAAACAAAGGCTAGATCCCCTCCATGATTATCTGATGGACCACCAACTATGGCAACAGGCCGAAAGTGAGGCCTACCAAGAAATTCGCGCCATCATTATAGATAGCTTGAGCCAGCATAAAAGTCACCCTTCCCTCCTACATGGCGACTTATGGTCAGGTAATTTTATGTTTTTAAGCGATGGTCGACCGGCTATCTTTGATCCTGCCCCTTTTTACGGCGATCGTGAGTTTGATATTGGGGTCTCCATGGTCTTTGGCGGTTTTAACCATGATTTTTATCAAAGTTACCAAGTGCATTACCCCATGGCTGAAGGTTATGAATTCCGCTTAGAATTTTATCAGTTATATTTACTTATGCTACATTTGGCTAAGTTTGGAACTGTGTATTATGACAGTGTCGATGCTACTATGAGAAGAATAAAAGTAAAGGCTAAATAG
- a CDS encoding HAD family hydrolase, whose amino-acid sequence MTESFKDIKLVASDMDGTLLNDQGELPKQLGSYMGDLQAQGVIFGIASGKPYYALEAVFKDRIKEMALVCSGGTFVSYQEETVYNSTIPKVGYRNLVRLIKEASKGIPALIANDKAYFDYQAKPYYDDFSDYVKIEFVEDLSQVEAEVNKVTAYFPDYDNKDYLQEYQEQISGPYTVMPSGAKWIDITMEGQSKGHGLDKLLEKLNYSPRELVVIGDSGNDTEMLSLTPHSFAMKNATDQVKSYANYTTSQSNNDQGVLEVYKKVLASKNESK is encoded by the coding sequence ATGACTGAAAGCTTTAAAGATATCAAATTAGTTGCTAGTGATATGGATGGGACCCTCTTAAATGACCAAGGTGAATTACCTAAGCAACTTGGTTCCTATATGGGTGACTTGCAGGCCCAAGGGGTTATTTTCGGGATTGCTTCGGGTAAACCCTATTATGCTCTAGAAGCAGTCTTTAAAGACCGGATAAAAGAAATGGCCTTAGTCTGCTCTGGCGGGACCTTTGTCAGCTATCAGGAAGAGACCGTTTATAATTCAACCATTCCCAAGGTTGGTTATAGGAACTTAGTTCGTTTAATTAAAGAGGCTTCCAAAGGAATTCCCGCTCTAATAGCTAATGATAAGGCTTATTTTGATTACCAAGCAAAACCTTACTACGATGATTTTAGCGATTATGTAAAGATTGAATTTGTTGAGGATTTAAGTCAAGTAGAAGCTGAAGTGAATAAAGTAACTGCTTACTTCCCTGACTATGACAATAAAGACTACCTCCAAGAGTATCAAGAGCAAATTTCCGGCCCTTACACCGTGATGCCTAGTGGCGCAAAGTGGATTGATATCACTATGGAAGGCCAATCAAAGGGTCACGGTTTAGATAAATTACTGGAAAAACTTAATTATTCTCCGCGTGAATTAGTCGTTATTGGTGATAGTGGGAACGATACCGAAATGCTCTCCTTAACCCCTCATTCCTTTGCCATGAAGAACGCAACTGACCAGGTCAAATCTTACGCCAACTATACAACCAGCCAAAGCAACAATGATCAAGGCGTTCTTGAGGTCTATAAAAAGGTACTAGCTTCTAAAAATGAAAGCAAGTAG
- a CDS encoding MBL fold metallo-hydrolase, which produces MLKVSRVVTEVLEANTYLVYNEQNKEALIIDPGSSAGRIRSEIQKLQLKPLAVLITHGHCDHIGALDDIRQYYQIPVYINQAESPWLSDPMYNMSPFIGLGHLTFQAADSYYQDDQEQSIGSISFTPIHTPGHTHGSTCLFFNNSDHPFMMTGDTLFKGTIGRTDFPGGDSQAIMQSIPRKLFTLPDQTLVYPGHYGSSTIAEEKLTNPFFN; this is translated from the coding sequence ATGCTCAAAGTATCCCGAGTCGTTACTGAGGTCTTGGAGGCTAATACCTATCTAGTCTATAACGAGCAAAATAAAGAAGCCTTAATTATTGATCCCGGTTCTTCAGCGGGCAGAATTCGTTCTGAAATTCAAAAGCTACAACTAAAACCCCTAGCTGTCTTAATTACTCATGGTCATTGTGACCATATTGGTGCCCTAGACGATATCCGTCAATATTACCAAATTCCGGTCTATATTAATCAAGCTGAGTCGCCCTGGTTAAGTGATCCTATGTATAACATGAGTCCCTTTATTGGTTTAGGTCACTTGACTTTTCAAGCGGCAGATTCCTACTACCAAGATGACCAGGAGCAAAGTATAGGAAGTATTAGCTTTACTCCCATTCATACACCAGGTCATACTCATGGAAGTACTTGTTTATTCTTTAATAACAGCGACCATCCCTTTATGATGACTGGTGATACCCTCTTTAAAGGAACGATCGGTCGAACCGATTTTCCGGGTGGAGATAGTCAAGCGATTATGCAAAGTATTCCCCGAAAATTGTTTACTTTACCAGACCAGACCTTGGTTTATCCAGGCCATTACGGGTCTTCTACCATTGCTGAAGAAAAATTAACAAATCCCTTTTTTAATTAA